The following nucleotide sequence is from Verrucomicrobiia bacterium.
TACGAACGCCTCGTGGACACCTTTCTCGCCAGGTACACCTACGGCGAACACTGGGCCCGCCTGTGGCTCGACCTCGCCCGCTACGCGGATTCCGCCGGCTACGCCGACGATCCTCCACGCACGATCTGGGCGTACCGCGACTACGTGATCCGCGCCTTCAACCGGAACCTTCCCTTCGACCAGTTCACCCTCGAACAACTCGCCGGCGATCTCCTCCCCGACCCGACCGAGGACCAGATCGTCGCCACCGCCTTCCATCGCAACACCATGACCAACAGCGAGGGCGGCACCAGCGACGAGGAGTTCCGCAATGTCGCCGTCGTGGACCGCGTCAACACCACCTTCGATGTCTGGATGGGCACCTCGATGGCCTGCGCCCAATGCCACACCCACAAGTACGACCCCATCACTCAGAAGGAGTACTTCGAGGCCTTCGCCTTCTTCAACAACACCGCCGACGCCGATCGCCCCGACGAGGCCCCCGTCCACGAGTTCTTCACCGAACCCCAGCAGCGCCAGCGCGAACGCATCGAACTCGAATTCGCCGAACTTAATCGCAAGTTCCGCTCCCCCGACCCGGAATGGATCGACGCCGCCCGCACCTGGGCCCGCACCTTCCCCATCGACCTCCCCTGGCGCTCCGCCCGTCCCTCCGCCGCCAGCGCCACCTCGACCGCGCCCATGCAGGTTCTCGACGACGACAGCGTCCTGGTCACACCGCCGGACGAACCCGCCAGGGAAGATGCCTACACGGTCGAACTCCCCTTCGACTCGGCCACCCTCGTCACCGGCCTTCGCCTCGAAGCCCTTCCCCACGAGGCGCTCGACCAGCGCGGCCCCGGACTCGCCGGCGACTTCCGCCTCCGCACGGTCCGCGCCCGGCTGCTCCCCGTCCCCAACCAGCCCGGCCCCTCCGCCCGCTTCATCCGCATCGAACTCCCCGGCCGATCCATCCTCCAACTCGCCGAGGTCGAGGTCTTCAGCAAGGGCGACAACCTCGCCCCCCGCGGCACCGCCACCCAAAGCAGCACCTACGGCGACGCCACCGCCGATCGCGCCATCGACGGCGACACGACACCGCAGTTCGACCACGGCTCGGTGGCCCATACCCGCGAGGAAAACCGCCCATGGTGGGAAGTCGATCTCGGCGCCCCCTACCCCGTCGAACGCATCGTCGTCTGGAACCGGGCCGAGGCCGCCGACCGCCTCAAGGACTTCCGCGTGGTCGCCCTCGATGCCGATCGCCGTCCCGTCTGGGCCCAGGGTGGCAACCCCGTGCCCTCCCCCAGCGCCGCCTTCGATCTCACCGGCCCCCGCACCATCGAATTCGCCACCGCCGCCGCCGACCACAACGCACCCCGGCTCGACGAAGCCCTGGTCGTCGCCGACCGGCCCCGACCGGCCCGCCCCAATCCGCGCCGCGCCTCCGCCGGCGAGAAGGGCTGGGGCATCGGTGACGCCACCGGCCAGGCCCACGCCCTCACCCTCGTCCCCGCCGCCCCGATCGAGATCCCGCCCGGCGCCACCCTCATCCTGACCCTCGAACACAAGGCCGATCCGCCGAACCACGCCCTCGGCCGTTTCCGCCTGGGCTTCACCACCGACGCCCGCGTGGCGGAGGTCGCCACCACCCCCGTCCCCATCCTCGCCGCCCTTCGCATCCCGGAAGACCGCCGGAACGACGCCCAGCACGATACCCTCGTCGATTACTTCCTCCGCCATGTCTCCCCGGGCTGGCAGACGGAACGCGACCGCTGGGCCGAACTCGAACGTCAGCGAGAAGGCATCAAACCGCACACGGTCCCCGTCATGCGCGAACTCGAGGGCGACAAACGCCGCCGCACCCACGTCCAGCTCCGGGGCGATTTCATGCTCCTCGACGAAGAGGTCTCCGAAGGCGTCCCCGCCGCCTGGCATCCCCTCCCCGAAGACGCCCCGCGCAACCGCCTCACCCTCGCCCGCTGGCTGGTCAGCGAGGACAACCCCCTCACCGCGCGCGTCCTCGCCAACCGCTACTGGGAACAGATCTTCGGCCACGGCATCGTCCGCTCGAGCGAGGAGTTCGGTTCCCAGGGCGAGCCGCCCACCCATCCCGAACTCCTCGACTGGCTCGCCTGCCAGGTCATGGCCGACGGCTGGGACCTGAAACAACTCCTTCGCCGTCTCGTCACCAGCGCCACCTACCGCCAGTCCTCACGGGTCACCCCCGAAAACCTCGAGAAGGATCCCGACAATGTCCTCCTCTCCCGCGGACCCCGCTTCCGCCTCGCCGCCGAAGCCATCCGCGACCATGCCCTCGCCTCCGCCGGCCTCCTGAGTTCCAAACGCTACGGACCCTCCGTCCGCCCCGTCCGGCCCAACCTCGACCTGCGCGCCGCCTTCGGTGGCAACCTCGACTGGCAACCCAGCCAGGGCGAGGACCGCTACCGCCGCGGCCTCTACACCGAATGGCGCCGCACCAGTCCCTACCCCTCGATGGCCACCTTCGACGCCCCCAGCCGCGAGGTCTGCACCCTGCGACGCGACCGCTCCAACACCCCCCTCCAGGCCCTCGTCACCCTCAACGATCCCGTCTTCATCGAGGCCGCCCAGGGACTCGCCCGCCGTATGGTCCGCGCCGCCGCCTCCCCCTCCGACCGCATCCGCCACGGCTTCCGTCTCGTCCTCGCCCGCCCCCCCTCCGACCGCGAAATCGAGGAACTCTCGGCCCTCCACGCCGACGTCCGGCAAGGCTTCGCCCACGAATTCGACCGCGCCCGCGCCCTCGCCACCGACCCGCTCGGACCCCCCGATTTCGACATCGACCTCCGCGACCTCGCGGCCTGGACCGCCGTCGCCAATGTCCTCCTCAATCTCGACGAAACCCTGATGAAGCGCTGACCCCATGCACCCGCACCTCGAACGTCTTCAGAACCAGACCCGCCGCCAGTTCCTCCGCTGCGCCGGCCAGTTCAGCCTCGGCGCCATCGCCCTCCAGGAACTCCTTCGCGGCCCCGCCGCCCGCGCCGACCTCGGCGCCTCCGCGCCCTCGCTCGAACGTCCCCTCGATCCCCGTCCCCCCCACTTCGCCCCGCGCGCCAAACGGGTCATCTACCTCCACATGTCCGGTGGACCGCCCCACCTCGACCTCTTCGACTACAAACCCGAACTGGTGAAACGCGACGGACAGCCCTGCCCCGACGCCTTCACCGAAGGCAAACGCTTCGCCTTCACCGGCGGCACGCCCAACCTCATGGGCACCCCCCGCTCCTTCGCCCAATACGGCGACGGCGGCATCTGGATGTCCGACGCCATCCCCAATTTCCACCGCGTCGCCAACGAACTCTGCGTGATCCGGTCGATGAACACCGACCAGTTCAATCACACCCCCGCCGAACTCCTCCTCTACACCGGCTCCCCCCGCCAGGGCCGCCCCAGCATGGGCTCCTGGGTCACCTACGGCCTCGGCTCCGAAAACAGCGACCTCCCCGGCTTCGTCGTCCTCATCTCCAGCGGCGTCCAGCCCAGTGGCGGCGCCAACTGCTGGGGCAGCGGCTTCCTCCCCTCCGTCTTCCAGGGCGTCCAGTGCCGCTCCAAAGGCGATCCCGTCCTCTACGTCTCCGATCCCCCCGGCATGGACCGCGCCCTGCGCCGCCGCACCCTCGATTCCCTCAACCGCCTCAACGCCCTCCAGCTCGCCGAAATGGGCGACCCCGAAACCACCACCCGCATCGCCCAGTACGAACTCGCCTTCCGCATGCAGGCCAGCGTCCCCGAGGTCATGGACATCGGCCGCGAATCCGAGGCCACCCTCGAGGCCTACGGCGCCCAACCCGGCGCCGCCAGCTTCGCCAACAATTGTCTCCTCGCCCGACGCCTCGTCGAACAGGGCGTCCGCTTCGTCCAGCTCTTCGACTGGGGCTGGGACTTCCACGGCACCGGCCCCCAGGAGGACATCCGCAACGGGCTCACCGAGAAAATGCGCCTCACCGACCGCCCCGTCGCCGCCCTCATCGAAGACCTCCGCCAGCGCGGACTCCTCGACGACACCCTCGTCGTCTGGGGCGGCGAATTCGGTCGCACCCCCTTCCGCGAAGGCCGCACCGCCGCCAGCCCCAACCTCGGTCGCGACCATTACCCCGACTGCTTCTCCCTCTTCCTCGCCGGTGGCGGCGTGAAGCCCGGCTTCATGTACGGCGAAACCGACGAACTCGGCTTCTCCGTCGTCACCAACAAGGTCCACATCCACGACCTCCAGGCCACCCTCCTCCACCTCCTCGGCTTCGATCACCGCCGCCTCACCTTCCGCTTCCAGGGACGCGACTACCGCCTCACCGACGTCCATGGCGACGTCGTCCACGACATCCTCGCCTGACCGGCCATCCATGAACTGTTGGTCCCGACATGACCCAACCCACCGCCCTGATCACCGGCGCGTCCCGAGGCATCGGCCGCGGCATTGCCCTCAGCCTCGCGGCCCAAGGCTGGAACCTCGTGCTGAACTATGCGCGTGACGAATCCGCCGCCCGCCGAACCGCCGAGGACTGCACTGCAGCGGCCCGCGATGCCGGCCACACCCTCCGGGTCACCACCCAGCAGGCGGACATCGGTGACGCATCCGACCGCGACCGCCTCGTGCGCGCCGCCCGGGACTTCACCCACTCCTGCGACCTGCTTGTCAACAACGCCGGCGTCGCTCCATCGGTGCGCGCGGATCTTCTGGAAGCCGGTGAGGAAAGCTTCGACCGCCTCGTGCGCATCAATCTCAAAGGCCCCTTCTTCCTCACCCAGCAGATCGCCCGTTGGATGATCGAAGCGCCGCCCGCCCGCCCTGCCAGGATCGTCTTCGTGTCCTCCATCAGCGCCTACACCGCCTCGGTCAATCGCGGCGACTACTGCGTCTCGAAGGCCGGCATCGCCATGCTCAACAAACTCTATGCCGTCCGCCTGGCCCCACACGGCATCGGGGTCTTTGAGGTTCGCCCGGGGATCATTGCCACCGACATGACCGGCCCGGTCCGGGAGAAATACGACCGCCTCATCGCTGACGGCCTCACCCCCATCCGCCGCTGGGGCACCCCGGAAGACGTCGGCAAGGCCGTTGCCTCCATCGCATCCAGCCACTTCCCCTTCAGCACCGGTGAGGTCTTCAATGTGGACGGCGGCTTTCACCTGCGCAGCCTCTGACCCACACCCCAACGGGACTCGCCGCCCGGTTCACGGCGCATCCCGGAGTTGTGGGCAAAGCGGCAGCGAATCGGAGGGACGAGCTCCGCGAGTCCTCAACCCAATGCTCCACACCATTGCAGCCTCGTGGAACTCGGCCCTCCGGGGCCACGCTTCGTGAAGTTCGCACCTGTTCCCACGACACCGGATTGCACGGTCCCGGTTCAACCGCCCCTTCAACGCACTTGCCCAGGCGCCGATTTCCGTCAATTTCGCACCTCTCGCAGTTGCTGTTCTCCGCATGGCCGACGCCGTCGCACAGTCGTGGTCCTGGTTGGGCGGGCTCCGGACATTCGCTTTGGGCCGGCGGCCCGTCTGGACCTTCGTCCGGATCGCCCTCCTTCTCCTCGTCACCTTCGTCCTGCTCAAGTACGTCATCCTCATCCGCCGGATCGAAAGCACCAGCATGGCCCCCACCCTCCGCGAGGGCACCATCCACATCATCAACCGGCTCGCCTACTCCCCCTCCCGCACCCCCGACCGGGGCGACATCGTCGGTGTCCGAACCAGTGGCGTCACCATCATGTACGTGAAGCGCATCGTCGGCCTCCCCGGCGAGACGGTTGCCATCCACCGGGGCGTTGTCCTCATCGATGGCCAACCCCTCGACGAACCCTACGTCGTTCGCCGCCGCCGCGACTGGATGCGCCCGCCTCGTCCCCTCGGCCCCGACGAATACTACGTCATCGGCGACAACCGCTTCATGGACATCTGGCAGCACGACTTCGGAGCCATCGAGGCCCGGCGCATCGTCGGAAAGGTCGTCTGGTGAACCGCCGTCTCCTCACCTTTCTCGTCGCCGCCCTCGTTGGCGTTGGAACCGCCCTGTACCTCCGCGCCCAAAACGATCCTCGTACCCGCGAAATCCGCCGCATCCAGAAGCACCTCCTCCAACTCGCCACGGACGTTTCCTTCACCGAACGCGACACCCCCTTCCAACGCCTCGGATACCCCGGTCGCCTGCCCGACTACTTCACCGATCCCGCCCATTTCCAAATCGCCATTGGCCGCTACCTCGCGGATCAACCCCTTTCCCATGCCGAACTGCGCGACGCCACCACCGCCATCCGGGCCCAGTTCCGCGGTCTCTCCGTCCAGTTTCTCGATATCGTCGTGGAACTGGCCGACCCACCGGACCAAGCCACCGCGCACCTCACCTCCAAGATCTACTTCACAGGGGATGCCGATTACTGGATCCAGGAATTCCGCCTGACCCTCGCCCGCGCCGAGGCCTCCTGGCGCATCCAACACCTCGCCACGCTCCGCACCATGGATCGATGAGAGCCATTCATCCTGCGCCCTTTGCTTAGCAGAATCTCACTACGGCCTTTGCCCCACCGATCCATCGATCCATCCGTTTGTTATCCAATTGCTATTCAATAACTTAAGATGAGTGTTGACATTCGTGTCAACTCGCGTAGAACTCTCTTGTCCGGGCGGCGGAACGTTCTTCAGCGGGGTTCCCCACCCCCACCTCCTTGGCGTCTGTCGCTCGGACAAACCCCTTCTCCCACGCTCCCGACCGTTCATCCGGCTTTTAAGCGCCCCTGACCCCAGCCCTCCGAACTCGTGTCCCGCGTTTCCTTCAGGCCCGATTTCTTGGCGCCCATCTGCGCGTTGCGCGTTGTCCGGAAGGGGCAACGGATCGGGGTCGGGGTCGGGGTCGGGGTCGCTGTCGGAATCGGTATCGAATGGAGCCATCGAGCTTACCGCATCCCGGGACATCGTTCCGGTTCAACTCCGACTCCGACGATCCCCTCGACGTTTCCCTCCACCGATCGCCCCACCCACAACTTGGAGATGCGCCCGTTTCCATTCTCCAGCCCGCTCTCGACTTGGCCCTGCCCGTCGGCGACGCTTGGCCGATGGGCATTCGCCCGCAGGATTTTGACCGCATGCAGGCGAGGGCCCGTAGCATCCGCTCCGGCCCGCGTCCAAATCCTGTCATCGCCTCCCCGCCCCCGCCTGCCCCCTGCCCCGGCAAACCCACCGTCATCCTTGGCATCGATCCGTCCCTTCGTGGAACGGGCTGGGGAGTGATCCGTATCGACGGTCGCACTCCAGTGGCCCTGGCCTCCGGCACGCTCCGCTGCCCAGCCTCCCTCGCCAGGTCCCGCTGCCTCGTCCGCATCGCCGATGGGCTGCGGGAAGCGATACGCCTCCATGCCCCGACCACCTGTGCCATCGAGGCCCTTTTCTTCGCCCAGAACCTGCAGACAGCCCTCCTCATGGGGGAAGCCAGGGGCGCTTGCCTGCTGGCGGCCGCCGAGGCCGGCCTGGACATCCACGAACTCGCTCCCCGCAAGGTCAAACTAGCCATCGTCGGATTCGGCGGCGCTCAGAAAACCGCCGTCGCCCGGATGGTCCAGCGCCTCCTCCATCTCCCGGACATCCCCGACCCCGACGCGGCCGATGCCCTTGCCGTCGCCCTCGCGCATTCCCGCGAACTCTCCCGCTTCACCCGGTCCCTCAGCCGGTCCCGCCTCTGATGCACATGGACCCGCGAACGGCCATCGCCTGGTTTCTCCTTCTCGTCCTGGTCCTCCTCCTGGTCCTGCTGCTGGTCGTCACCGCCTTCGGCGTGGTGCGGCATCTGCGCCGGCTTCGCCAGGACCGGCCGTCGCGGCATCGGCGCCGGACGGATCCCGACGACGAGGACGAAGCGGACTCGCCCGACGGAAGGCGTCCCCTTCCGCGGTCGCGGTCCGGCGACGACGATTGATCCCATTCTTCCCGGCATGATCGATTTCCTTCGCGGCACGCTTCACCATGCCCTGCCCACTCAGGTCTCCGTCGAGGTCGGAGGGGTCGGTTATGAAGTCCTCATACCGGTCTCCTCGTTCGATGCTCTCCCGCCACCAGGTCATGAGGTCCGCCTTCTAACCCACCTCATGGTGCGGGAGGATGCCCATACCCTCTATGGCTTCGCCACCGCACCCGAGCGCGAACTCTTCCGCCTGCTGATCGGAACCGTCTCCGGCATCGGCCCGCGGCTCGCGCTCAACATCCTCAGCGGCATGGCCCCAACCCACTTCCGTGCCGCCGTGGCCCAGCGCGATGTCCGGGCCTTGTCCCAGATCTCCGGCGTCGGAAAGAAGACTGCGGAACGAATCGTCCTCGAACTCAAGGACAAGGTCGGCCAGGTCGCCATCCCTGGCGCCGAGGCTGTCATCCATCCCGAAACCGCGCCCGACCGTCTCGCCCACGACGCGGTCCTGGCCTTGGTGGCCCTCGGATTCAAGCAGGCGGAAGCGATCGAAACCGTCCGGGCAACCCAGGCGCTCCTTGGCCCCCAGGCAAACCTCGAGGAGGTCGTCCGCCGGAGCCTCAAGAAAGGAGCGGCCTGAAGGTGCCTTCCTCCATCGTCTCCAAGCCGTTTGTCCCCTACGCCCCCAGTCCCGCCCAGCGTCTGCTCGCCCGGGCCGTGCGGCGCCTGCTCCTGGTCAATGGCGCCACCCTGCGCTTCCGCCACCACGATCCGCACAACACCCTGCCGCTCCTTCGGACACGCCCGGTGATCTTCGCCACCTGGCACAATCGGGTCACCCTCTCCCTCCTCCTCTATCGACAACTGGTCGATGTCCGGATTCCGGGACGTCGCCTCGCCGCCCTGGTCTCCGCGTCACGCGATGGGGCCCTGCTTTCCGCACTGCTCGACGCGTTCGGCGTGCAACCTGTCCGTGGTTCCACAAGCCGCCGCGGCCCCCAGGCTCTCATCGAACTGGCCTCCTCCGCCCGGCAGGGATTCGATCTCGCCATCACCCCGGATGGTCCGCGGGGCCCTCTGTACCAGGTCCAGCCTGGGGCTGTGGCCATCGCCCGCGTCACCGGCCTTCCCCTGGTTCCCACGGTCGCCAATACCCGATGGAAATGGTCCCTTCGAAGCTGGGATCGGTTCCAACTGCCCCTGCCCTTCGGAATCCACGACCTCCACATCGGAGCACCCCTCTTCGTTCCTCCCGATGATGATCTGCCCCTCGATCACTGGCAGAAGGAACTCCGCCGCCGCCTGATCGAGATCACCCGCGATTGAGCCCCTTCCCCTTCGGGCAATCGTCAGCCCGTTGTCCCCCCGGATGCGGATTCTTCCGTCGCGGCCAAGGGCTGCACGGAAGGTGCCGCCAGCGTCCCCAGCGGATTGCGCTCGAATCCCTCCGCGGCCAGGGCCTCCCGCCATAAGGCGATCCATCCCCGCACGGCATGGATGTCCAGCCGCCGATGCCGTGCCCCATACCGCGCCAGGTTCCCGTCGGCGAGCCGGAACAACGCCTCGGCCGGCCGCAACCGGCCCTTCTGCAAGTGCACAAACGCCCCGGCGAGCTGGATCAACCCCTTGTAAAACCCATCGTCCGCCCCGCCCCGTTCCCGCAGCCACAACGCCTCCAGCACGTCGTGCGCCTCGTAGTACTCGCCCCGGTTGAAGCAGGCGAACCACCCCGCGTAATGCGGGTCCAACCCGTCCGCCCCCTCCACCCTTAAATGCCCGATCCGGTCCGCCTTCGACACGACACCCCCTACATCCGTTCCACCAGTCGCTCCATGACGTCCTCCCGCTCGATCATCGAGCGGATCAGCCGGAACTGCTTCCGGCAACGGTCGAGGTTGTGCTGCTCCCGGTGAATCCGGAAATACGCATCCCCCTCGAGATAATCCGTCAGGAACCGGATCCCGATGGTGAAGGTGATCAGCCTGCCGGAAAGCACCAGCAACCGTCGCTCCCCGGCTGTCAGGAATTCCCCCGCCGCCTCCAGATAGCCGCGCAGCAGCGCTTCAAACATCGGCATCTCGAGCTCGACCCGGTCCAGGTACATCTCGTCCTCCGCCGTCCGGCTTGTGGTCGTGCGCACCATGTCCCCGAAATCGTACAGCACCAACCCCGGCATCACCGTGTCCAGATCCACCACGCACATCGCCTCCCCGGTTGCCTCGTCCAGCAGCACGTTGTTGAACTTGGTGTCGTTGTGCGTCACCCGCACCGGCACCCTGCCCTGCGCCTCGGCCTCCACCAAGGCCGGCACCATGGCCTCCAGCGACCGCGCAAACTCGATCTCCGCCCTCGCCGTGTGCGCCCGGTTGAACTCGTCCCGCTCCACCGCCGCCAGCAGCCGCTCATACCGCTTCGGCGTGTGGTGGAAATCCGGGATCGTCGTGACCAACTGGTCCGCCGGCAGATCCGCCAGCAGACTCTGGAACCGCCCGAACGCCAGCCCCGCCTGGTACGCCTGCCTCGGCTCCTCCACGGCGTCGTGGCTCCGCACCCCCTCCACCAGGATGAACGTCCTCCAGAACACCCCGTCGCCGTCGATGTGGTGAAATCCCCCGTCCCGCGCCGGCACCGCCTGCAGCACCCGACGCGGAATCTGGTCCAGACCCCGGTCCGCCAGCCGCCGCCGCACATGCTCCGTCACCCGCACCACGTTCCGCATCAGCCCCGACGGGTCCCGGAACACATGCGTGTTCACCGTCTGGTGAACCACCCGGAACGGCGTCCCGAAGTGCCTGTACGTGGCCGCGAAGGTCTCATTGATGTGCCCGATCTTGATCCGGTATCCCTCGTGGTAATCCCCGGGGATCTGGAACTGCCTTCCCACCGCGCTCAGCCGCGCGTGCTCTTCCGGCGTCATGTCTCGTTCAATGGGTTGAACCCCGCGGCGCCCTTACATCCCCATGATCTGGTACCCGCAGTCCACGTAGATCACCTGCCCGGTGATCGCCGCCGCGCCGTCGCTGGCCAGGAACACCCCGGTCGCCCCCAGCTCGTCCGGCAGCACGTTCCGCCGCAGCGGCGCATGCGCCTCGTAGTGCTTCACCATGTCGGTGAATCCCGCGATGCCCCGCGCCGCCAGGGTGTTCACCGGGCCCGCGCTGATGCAGTTCACCCGCACCCTCGCCGGACCAAGATCGTACGCGAGATACCGGGTGCTGGCTTCCAGCGCCGCCTTGGCCACCCCCATCACGTTGTAATGCGGCACGACCTTCTCCGCCCCGTAATAGCTCATCGCCACAATGCTTCCCCCCTGCCCCATCAGCGGCGCCGCCGCCCGCGCCAGCGCCACCAGCGAATAGGCGCTGATGTCGTGCGCCATCCGGAATGCCTCCCGGCGGGTGTCCACAAACCGCCCCTCCAGCGCCTCCCTCGGCGCGAAGGCCACGCTGTGCAACAGCAGATCCAGCCGCCCCCAACGTTCCTTCACCGCGCCGAACACCGCCTCTATCTGCTCATCCTGCGTCACATCGCACGGCAGGATCATCGTGTCCGCCCCGAACGTCCCGGCCAGCTCCTCCACGTTCTCGCGCAACCGCTCCCCCTGGTAGGTGAAGGCCAGCGTCGCCCCCTCCCGGTGCCATGCCTGCGCGATCGCCCACGCGATCGACCGCTTGTTCGCCACGCCGAATACCAGCCCGATCTTGCCTCTCAACTGTGCCATGTTCGTGTCGGTACGTTGTCCGGCCACCTTCGCCGACCCCCACCCGGCCCCGCAAGCGCCACGATCGCCCTCCCCGAGCCGTCACAAAAACGGCGTGAACAGCCGCGCGACCCCGTCCCACAACCGCACCCCCATCGATCGACCGTCCACCTCCGCCAGGGTCACCTCCCGCGCCCGCGCCCGCTTCTCCTCCACCACCGCCTCCAATCGCCCCGCCAGTGCCGTGTCGTAACTCTCAACATTGAACTCGAAATTCAACCGCAGGCTCCGCGGATCCCAGTTCGCCGACCCGAACATCGCCCATGCCCCGTCCACCACCATCAGCTTGGTGTGATCGAAGGGCGGCGGACTCAGCCAGATCCGGCACCCATGCTCCAGAACCTGCCACCAGTGCGCCCGCGACGCCCCATGCACCACCGGCAGGTTGCTCCGCGACGGCAGCACAATGTCCACCCGAACCCCTCTCATCGCCGCCACATTCAAGGCCGCAATGAGCGCCGCCTCGGGCAGGAAATAGGGCGTCACGATACGCACCGACTCCTTCGCCGCACTCAACGCCGCCAGCAGAACCCAACGCATCTGGTCCAGATCCTCGTCCGGGCCGTCCGCAATCCCCCGCGCCGCCACCGGCCCCCTTTCCGGCAACGCGGGAAACCAGGTCTCGCCGCGCAACGCCTCCCCGGTGGTGAACTGCCAGTCCTCCGCAAACGCCTCCTGCAGGTGCGCCACCACGGGCCCTTCCAGCCGAAAATGAACGTCCCGCACCGGCCGGCGCGGTCGCCGCCCGAGCCAGTGACCCATCCGCAGGTTCATCCCCCCGGTAAACCCCACTCTCCCATCCACCACCACGATCTTCCGGTGATTCCGCAGGTTCATCGACAACACCCGCCGGATCGGAAACAGCCTCAGAAACCTCGCATGGCGCACCCCCTCCCGCCGCAAGGTGCCCAGGATGGGCGGCCACGAGTACCGCACTCCCGTCGCGTCGATCAACACCCGTACCTCCACTCCCCGGCGAACCGCCTCCCCCAATTCCCGTGCCAACTCGAGTCCCACCGCGTCCGCATCGAAGATATAAGTGCAGACGGCAATCGATCGCTGCGCACCCCGGATGGCCTCAAGCAGGAACGGAAAGGCCTCGTCACCGTCAATCAGCGGTTCCACCCGGTTGCCCCGCACCAGCGGTCGGCTGGCCACCCGGTCCACCGTTCGGGCCAGATCCTCGAGGTGTTCCCGCCCGTCCCCCAGAAGTTCCGTCAACTGCTCCGCCCGGCATCGCGCCGTCGGTTCCTCCGCCGCCACCCGTTGCATGTCCGCCCGCAGCGACACCGCCCACCGCCGGATCCGATTGACCCCCAGGATGGAATACAGGAGCGCCCCCACCACCGGTAGCAGCCATACCAAACCGATCCACAGCGTCGCCGCCCTCGGATCCCGCTTGTAGGCCAGTGCATGACCCGACGCCCAAATGGCCAGGATCAACCCGACAGCCAGCACCCCGTACTCCCACGCCAGTGCCGCTTCCGCCCACCACGCCATGACCCGGACCCTAACCGGATTCCTCCGCTGCGCGCACCGAAATGCGTCCGGCGCCTCCCAAATCCGTTCCCCACAACCTCACCACCACTGTCGGGATGAGATCCAAGCGCCCCGGGATGCCCTTCCATTGCTGCTGACATTAACCCCGACCCCGTTCGGGTCGGCCTGGTCAACGATTTCACCTTTCGCCTCTTGCCTCCGCGGCCACCCGCCCCCCTTGACCGCCGACAAGCTCTTCGGCCGCAGCCAGTTGGGCTCGCTCTGAGGCATTGGGGCAACCCAGGGGCAACCGCCAAAATTAAAACGCCTGACTTATTAAACGGCTGTCAACTTCAATGCGCCTGACCGACTATCTATTTGTGTCAACTGCAACCAGACTGCTGACTATTTTGCTGACCTTCTCGACGCTACGGTCACGGTCAACTTCAGTGCGCCTGTCCATTTGTTTGATCTCGCCGGGCAGGCGAACTCGCGGGTCAACTCAAGTCGGCTACTCCCTCCGTCTCCGACGCCTTCTGCCAGAGATCAGCCGACTCAACCAACCGTACGCTGGAACGTCGTGGATCCCAGGGTTGTGGAGAGGGGCGAACTTCGCCAAGCGTGGCATCGGCGGGCCGGGTTCCCCGAGGCCGCAAAGGCGGGGCGCTTTGGGTTGTTGACTCGCGGAGCTCGTCCCTTCCATCCGCTCCCCCTTCACCCACAACCCTGGGAAACACCCGGCTGGAACGCCCGGCGGGAGCCGAGGCTTGCCTACCCTCGGGCTTC
It contains:
- a CDS encoding 3-ketoacyl-ACP reductase gives rise to the protein MTQPTALITGASRGIGRGIALSLAAQGWNLVLNYARDESAARRTAEDCTAAARDAGHTLRVTTQQADIGDASDRDRLVRAARDFTHSCDLLVNNAGVAPSVRADLLEAGEESFDRLVRINLKGPFFLTQQIARWMIEAPPARPARIVFVSSISAYTASVNRGDYCVSKAGIAMLNKLYAVRLAPHGIGVFEVRPGIIATDMTGPVREKYDRLIADGLTPIRRWGTPEDVGKAVASIASSHFPFSTGEVFNVDGGFHLRSL
- a CDS encoding DUF1501 domain-containing protein yields the protein MHPHLERLQNQTRRQFLRCAGQFSLGAIALQELLRGPAARADLGASAPSLERPLDPRPPHFAPRAKRVIYLHMSGGPPHLDLFDYKPELVKRDGQPCPDAFTEGKRFAFTGGTPNLMGTPRSFAQYGDGGIWMSDAIPNFHRVANELCVIRSMNTDQFNHTPAELLLYTGSPRQGRPSMGSWVTYGLGSENSDLPGFVVLISSGVQPSGGANCWGSGFLPSVFQGVQCRSKGDPVLYVSDPPGMDRALRRRTLDSLNRLNALQLAEMGDPETTTRIAQYELAFRMQASVPEVMDIGRESEATLEAYGAQPGAASFANNCLLARRLVEQGVRFVQLFDWGWDFHGTGPQEDIRNGLTEKMRLTDRPVAALIEDLRQRGLLDDTLVVWGGEFGRTPFREGRTAASPNLGRDHYPDCFSLFLAGGGVKPGFMYGETDELGFSVVTNKVHIHDLQATLLHLLGFDHRRLTFRFQGRDYRLTDVHGDVVHDILA
- a CDS encoding DUF1553 domain-containing protein; this encodes MVSAPARTAATDAAPIDYNRDIRPILSQNCFICHGPDDAERKGGNKGGLRLDTLSGQREDLGGYAAVLPGQPDESELYLRLVTTRPHDLMPPPELGKTLTGEEIARVRRWIEEGASFSQHWSYVKPVRPSLPDVANPLWVRNEIDRFILARLDREGLAPQPEADRPTLARRLALDLTGLPPTPDDVDEFVRDTSPDAYERLVDTFLARYTYGEHWARLWLDLARYADSAGYADDPPRTIWAYRDYVIRAFNRNLPFDQFTLEQLAGDLLPDPTEDQIVATAFHRNTMTNSEGGTSDEEFRNVAVVDRVNTTFDVWMGTSMACAQCHTHKYDPITQKEYFEAFAFFNNTADADRPDEAPVHEFFTEPQQRQRERIELEFAELNRKFRSPDPEWIDAARTWARTFPIDLPWRSARPSAASATSTAPMQVLDDDSVLVTPPDEPAREDAYTVELPFDSATLVTGLRLEALPHEALDQRGPGLAGDFRLRTVRARLLPVPNQPGPSARFIRIELPGRSILQLAEVEVFSKGDNLAPRGTATQSSTYGDATADRAIDGDTTPQFDHGSVAHTREENRPWWEVDLGAPYPVERIVVWNRAEAADRLKDFRVVALDADRRPVWAQGGNPVPSPSAAFDLTGPRTIEFATAAADHNAPRLDEALVVADRPRPARPNPRRASAGEKGWGIGDATGQAHALTLVPAAPIEIPPGATLILTLEHKADPPNHALGRFRLGFTTDARVAEVATTPVPILAALRIPEDRRNDAQHDTLVDYFLRHVSPGWQTERDRWAELERQREGIKPHTVPVMRELEGDKRRRTHVQLRGDFMLLDEEVSEGVPAAWHPLPEDAPRNRLTLARWLVSEDNPLTARVLANRYWEQIFGHGIVRSSEEFGSQGEPPTHPELLDWLACQVMADGWDLKQLLRRLVTSATYRQSSRVTPENLEKDPDNVLLSRGPRFRLAAEAIRDHALASAGLLSSKRYGPSVRPVRPNLDLRAAFGGNLDWQPSQGEDRYRRGLYTEWRRTSPYPSMATFDAPSREVCTLRRDRSNTPLQALVTLNDPVFIEAAQGLARRMVRAAASPSDRIRHGFRLVLARPPSDREIEELSALHADVRQGFAHEFDRARALATDPLGPPDFDIDLRDLAAWTAVANVLLNLDETLMKR